Proteins from one Naumovozyma castellii chromosome 3, complete genome genomic window:
- the NCAS0C02670 gene encoding uncharacterized protein (ancestral locus Anc_8.442), translating to MDAPNGKLTELPNIRPINPLDEQDQEIEDPVALFFKREDAEKLLQLFPSWKNYPFSLNDLLNLFNAASGTEDHDEELIKTEVENENLPPQYEENNNVITLEKQSQEKEDEQSVEKQSGIEQSLVDQNTNVDQHSEENAVSEQTKDLEEQPQDKDHVDEKDKDLKQQPEMKQNIVDENKDTQRRPEKDTDVVEHPQEKSNIVEQNKDKEHPPQEMKEMTEQNKNTITVNQQQEKKEDIAKENNALKQQQEMNESTALPNKVAFEFNELPKTTAPEPTIDAKSTNEEQLSPKQKLEVTSPPATPKKIRFEVSKIQTNDKIQLDSMKKEETKKNIKSLAKLDCRRWPALSKDDGEPIYWSMLTVSTIPQFPSISFFTFDAESYKADMKYFWQEQIFKWKRDPILKKFFPLWALHFEKSLEAANLLTMLKTNVSDIDQSEGLQRFAAEEANFIAWILIEIFENLFVLSMPVPHNWEIIKRKVFSTPPLHVANNFLINFKLNQATKEHHIRLWIEKLEALHRIANEPPFPDSVIKSALLDTIEKVYGEEYKVMVWEYRKPDVSLDKLIQRMDLMSFLFLTNVIREKRISGPPAGRSRFNQDIHTYLPPTSPPQPVHDEPPSEPPADSLVPEDTEETEYYL from the coding sequence ATGGATGCCCCTAACGGAAAGCTCACTGAACTGCCCAATATAAGACCCATCAATCCATTAGATGAACAGGATCAGGAGATAGAGGATCCCGTGGCTCTGTTCTTCAAGAGGGAGGATGCGGAGAAGTTGCTACAGTTGTTCCCTAGTTGGAAGAACTACCCATTCTCACTTAATGATCTATTGAACTTGTTTAATGCTGCATCAGGAACCGAGGATCATGATGAAGAGCTCATCAAGACTGAGgtagaaaatgaaaaccTGCCGCCTCAATATGAAgagaataataatgtaatAACGTTAGAAAAACAATCACAAGAGAAGGAGGATGAGCAGAGTGTAGAAAAACAATCAGGGATCGAACAAAGTTTAGTTGATCAGAATACAAATGTCGATCAACATTCTGAAGAGAATGCCGTATCAGAACAGACCAAAGATTTAGAAGAACAACCACAAGACAAGGACCATGTGGATGAGAAAGATAAGGATTTAAAACAGCAACCGGAAATGAAGCAGAATATCGTAGATGAAAACAAAGATACACAACGCCGACCAGAAAAGGACACTGATGTAGTAGAACATCCACAAGAGAAAAGCAATATAGTTGAACAGAATAAGGATAAGGAACACCCCCCACAAGAGATGAAGGAAATGACAGAACAGAATAAGAATACTATTACTGTGAATCAgcaacaagaaaaaaaggaGGATATTgcaaaggaaaataatgctctgaaacaacaacaagaaatgAACGAAAGCACTGCTTTACCTAATAAAGTTGCGTTTGAGTTTAATGAATTACCGAAGACCACAGCTCCTGAACCAACAATAGATGCAAAATCGACAAATGAGGAACAACTTTCACCTAAGCAGAAACTAGAGGTAACATCCCCCCCTGCCACACCAAAGAAGATACGATTTGAGGTATCGAAGATACAAACCAACGATAAAATCCAACTCGATTCTAtgaaaaaggaagaaacgaaaaaaaatatcaagagTTTAGCCAAACTGGATTGTAGAAGATGGCCTGCATTATCAAAGGATGACGGTGAACCCATATATTGGTCCATGTTGACAGTATCTACCATACCTCAATTtccatcaatttctttcttcactTTTGACGCGGAATCATACAAGGCAGatatgaaatatttttggcAAGAACAGATATTCAAATGGAAGAGAGATccaattttaaagaaatttttccCACTTTGGGCATtacattttgaaaaatctttaGAAGCTGCTAATTTACTGACAATGCTGAAAACGAATGTTAGTGATATCGACCAATCAGAGGGACTTCAAAGATTTGCAGCTGAAGAAGCAAACTTTATTGCATGGATTctcattgaaatatttgaaaatctttTCGTACTTAGCATGCCCGTACCTCATAACTGGGAAATAATTAAAAGGAAAGTATTTTCTACACCACCGTTACATGTGGcaaataatttcttaataaacTTTAAATTAAACCAAGCAACGAAAGAACATCATATTAGACTCTggattgaaaaattagaagCGTTACACAGGATAGCAAATGAACCACCCTTTCCTGATTCTGTAATAAAATCCGCTTTATTAGACACCATCGAAAAAGTATATGGTGAAGAATACAAAGTCATGGTTTGGGAATATAGAAAACCCGATGTCTCATTGGATAAActtattcaaagaatggACTTAATGTCATTCTTATTTCTAACAAACGTAATCCGGGAGAAGAGAATAAGTGGACCACCAGCGGGTCGTTCAAGATTCAATCAAGATATTCACACTTATCTACCACCAACATCGCCACCTCAACCAGTGCATGACGAGCCACCTAGCGAACCACCAGCTGATTCACTGGTACCGGAAGATACAGAAGAAACAGAATATTACCTCTAA
- the MSC3 gene encoding Msc3p (ancestral locus Anc_8.440) — MVFGLSKRETRVPDLSRYDYYYANKKPDYNKSPQLSTDAAWAAQNRTSSLSRVNAPQAAATQPKPQQHRRRRASQISYSSSPAQRRVSAPVAKQRAPVKRQSQQQQQQQYRSYSLASHDGVHRTKTTHTKQATTGAVAAKRKANSITIASHKPPASNSRTNSITVQTKKIKDPQGRTASFTRQTRRIVDGYEVIETSTITRTKLPASAQDNADLVALPPHQNHFDQFSDNFMTLESEGDEEPIIDTVSGDEEVVDRNNVPITADDLDEFPLEDEIIDEEDEEEEEEGNDEPISAKAEEFISKNFVYDTRNPYLDDMGTNDTVNEPSTPELHHPYSTFKSHTQKSPTSTSLVPLEQESSLSKFSDALDHIPVTGSLPEEEEQEEEYVAPPVIRVKKPRGSSIGSNSVPSSPRKVPKKVSTRTLQKKASSPQPSARSNLSKNTTMTKQRQSHSQQPKPAKKKPMTEEEMYAKALEIATINVFGKNTPVPLSTRTSERKSNMGQRMSLRDQPSTTIGSEPMNNTSHGTSDTSVPSPPTKSHKTFGGSFFHREKIQPIVEKEAAVTEPVQAPEENNSLAMTKVVPPVVVPSSIPSDTPITVPQSPSPTTSGISEEVVDKQISSPDKTKSHKNKGFRNSFFHKEKVFTPIIEDPPVAKPFEIDDDSMPVLPVTPVEEPQSTLVVANSSNNIKPKKKKMTDEEMYASALKISEERSKNAKGIMGTASSTSHEDENHSSMQTTPLTITPPTSQETVDHQLHQPSKPVQKKKLKSFMDKVVQFSTENTGYQPSPKEKERLKMEEANQLKQQVSHEPVQQDASVMMRRPSINSHRGASTTLPIEYPLYHPSENKSVSSFERGQNHHPTASTTLATQTTLSHTKDIESATSFGRRKSTTATTTSSSHKGLGAFGIHKNKSPSAGHHQEHHTPVVTKLKNVHPPSSTDNTSTTASTTKKRGFFSKLFGRH; from the coding sequence ATGGTATTCGGTCTGTCCAAGAGAGAGACAAGAGTCCCCGACCTCTCTAGGTACGACTACTACTACGCTAACAAGAAGCCAGACTACAACAAGTCTCCTCAACTCTCCACAGATGCTGCATGGGCTGCCCAGAACAGAACATCTTCCCTTTCAAGAGTCAATGCTCCACAGGCAGCAGCTACACAACCAAAACCACAGCAACATCGTCGTCGTCGTGCCAGTCAGATATCCTACTCCTCTTCTCCTGCTCAAAGAAGAGTCTCTGCTCCAGTAGCCAAACAAAGAGCACCTGTGAAGAGACAGTcacagcagcagcaacaacaacaatacaGATCGTATTCATTGGCTTCACATGACGGAGTACATCGAACAAAGACCACACATACCAAACAAGCAACAACAGGAGCCGTTGCAGCAAAAAGGAAGGCCAATTCCATCACAATCGCATCTCATAAACCACCAGCTTCAAATTCACGCACAAACTCCATAACAGTCCAGACTAAAAAGATCAAGGACCCTCAGGGAAGAACCGCATCATTCACGAGACAAACAAGGAGGATTGTGGATGGGTACGAAGTCATTGAGACAAGCACCATCACTAGAACAAAACTACCTGCTTCTGCCCAGGATAATGCTGATCTAGTTGCATTACCTCCTCATCAGAACCATTTCGATCAATTTAGTGACAATTTCATGACGTTGGAAAGTGAAGGCGATGAGGAACCAATCATTGACACTGTTTCAGGAGACGAGGAGGTAGTGGACAGGAATAATGTACCCATTACAGCAGATGATCTGGATGAGTTCCCGCTAGAGGACGAGAtcattgatgaagaggatgaagaggaagaggaagaaggCAATGATGAACCCATTTCAGCAAAGGCAGAGGAATTCATCTCCAAAAATTTTGTATACGATACAAGAAACCCATACCTGGATGATATGGGCACCAATGATACAGTTAACGAACCATCCACTCCGGAATTGCATCATCCTTACTCAACTTTTAAATCACATACACAGAAATCTCCAACTAGTACGTCATTAGTACCCTTGGAACAAGAAAGCAGTTTGTCCAAATTTTCGGATGCATTAGATCATATACCAGTAACAGGATCACTaccagaagaagaagaacaagaagaagagtaTGTGGCCCCACCAGTAATTCGTGTCAAGAAGCCAAGAGGAAGTTCAATAGGTTCAAATTCAGTTCCCTCCTCACCAAGAAAGGTACCCAAGAAGGTATCTACGAGAACATTGCAAAAGAAGGCCTCATCACCTCAACCTTCAGCCAGATCCAACTTAAGTAAGAACACTACAATGACTAAACAAAGGCAGTCTCATTCACAACAACCAAAACCCGCTAAGAAAAAGCCAATgacagaagaagaaatgtaTGCCAAGGCATTAGAAATAGCAACCATTAATGTATTCGGGAAGAACACACCAGTACCATTGTCAACGAGAACGTctgaaagaaaaagtaaTATGGGACAACGAATGTCACTAAGAGATCAACCTTCCACTACCATAGGTTCAGAACCCATGAATAACACTAGCCATGGAACAAGTGATACATCGGTACCTAGTCCTCCAACCAAATCACACAAGACGTTTGGAGGTTCTTTCTTTCACAGAGAAAAGATTCAACCAATTGTTGAAAAGGAAGCAGCTGTGACAGAGCCCGTACAAGCtcctgaagaaaataattccCTAGCCATGACAAAAGTGGTACCACCAGTTGTGGTTCCATCGTCAATTCCTTCTGATACTCCGATAACGGTACCACAATCACCATCACCAACAACATCAGGTATTTCCGAAGAAGTAGTGGATAAACAAATTTCAAGCCCTGACAAGACGAAATCACATAAGAATAAAGGGTTTAGaaattctttcttccaTAAGGAAAAAGTATTCACTCCCATCATTGAAGACCCACCCGTGGCGAAaccttttgaaattgatgatgattcaaTGCCAGTACTACCAGTAACACCTGTAGAAGAACCACAGTCTACATTAGTAGTTGCCAATAGTAGTAATAACATCAAGcctaagaagaagaaaatgacagatgaagaaatgtATGCATCagctttgaaaatttctgaAGAGAGAAGTAAAAATGCCAAGGGTATAATGGGAACTGCATCAAGTACTTCACATGAGGATGAAAATCATTCATCCATGCAGACTACACCATTAACTATCACACCACCTACATCGCAAGAAACTGTTGATCATCAATTACACCAACCTTCCAAACCTGtccaaaagaaaaaattgaaatcatttATGGACAAAGTGGTACAATTCTCCACAGAGAATACAGGGTATCAACCATCTCCcaaggaaaaggaaagattgaaaatggaGGAGGCAAATCAACTGAAGCAACAGGTAAGTCATGAACCTGTACAGCAGGATGCATCCGTAATGATGCGTAGGCCATCAATCAATTCACATCGAGGTGCATCAACCACACTGCCGATAGAATACCCTCTCTATCACCCttcagaaaataaaagtgtttcatcatttgaaagaGGACAAAACCACCATCCTACAGCTTCTACTACATTAGCCACACAAACCACATTGTCTCACACTAAGGACATCGAAAGTGCAACTTCATTTGGAAGACGAAAGAGCACTACAGCTACTACAACATCATCGTCACATAAAGGTTTAGGCGCGTTTGGTATCCacaaaaataaatcacCTTCAGCTGGACACCATCAAGAACATCATACTCCAGTCGTTACAAAGCTTAAGAATGTACATCCACCAAGCTCTACAGACAATACTTCGACGACAGCATCAACGACAAAGAAGAGAGGtttcttttctaaattgTTCGGTCGT